In Chryseobacterium oranimense, a single window of DNA contains:
- the coaE gene encoding dephospho-CoA kinase (Dephospho-CoA kinase (CoaE) performs the final step in coenzyme A biosynthesis.), with product MEELHSETQKAEPEPAPKVIGLTGGIGSGKTTVARFIEEFGFPVYYSDDRAKAIVNESEDLKIKIKELLGDEAYDSNGLYDRKFVAEKVFNNKEQLQELNEIIHPAVRIDFEEWLKKQTKYLVFKETALLFELKLNRQCYKSLLVTAEDNIRAKRVMDRDGKTYREVEAVMEKQMPEKDKIKLADCIIYNNTNLEDLKEQTEQVIFDIE from the coding sequence ATGGAAGAGTTACATTCAGAAACACAGAAAGCAGAACCGGAACCAGCACCCAAGGTGATTGGACTTACCGGTGGTATAGGCTCCGGGAAAACTACGGTAGCCCGGTTTATTGAGGAATTCGGGTTTCCTGTTTATTATTCCGATGACAGGGCTAAAGCAATTGTCAATGAGAGTGAAGATTTAAAAATAAAGATCAAAGAATTACTGGGTGATGAAGCTTATGATTCCAATGGTCTTTATGACCGTAAATTTGTAGCGGAAAAGGTTTTCAATAATAAGGAACAGCTGCAGGAATTAAACGAGATCATTCATCCTGCCGTTCGGATTGATTTTGAAGAATGGCTGAAAAAACAGACTAAATATTTGGTCTTTAAAGAAACTGCCCTGTTGTTCGAATTAAAACTGAACAGACAGTGCTATAAATCACTTCTGGTAACAGCCGAGGATAACATCAGAGCGAAAAGGGTAATGGACAGGGACGGAAAAACCTACCGTGAAGTAGAAGCCGTCATGGAAAAGCAAATGCCTGAAAAAGATAAGATAAAACTGGCTGACTGTATTATCTACAACAATACCAACCTGGAAGATCTTAAGGAACAAACCGAACAGGTCATCTTCGATATTGAATAA
- the ruvB gene encoding Holliday junction branch migration DNA helicase RuvB, protein MPDFLHPDKENYSHEELMQEEQIRPQSFKDFAGQRKTLENLEVFVSAAKRRGGALDHVLLHGPPGLGKTTLANIIANELGVNCKITSGPVLDKPGSLAGLLTNLEENDVLFIDEIHRLSPVVEEYLYSAMEDYKIDIMLETGPNARSVQIGLNPFTLVGATTRSGMLTKPMLARFGIQSRLEYYSVELLSMIIQRSSRVLGSKIYEDAAIEIARRSRGTPRIANALLRRVRDFAEIKGNGEIEINITKYALNSLNVDEFGLDEMDNKIMRVMIENFKGKPVGISALATSIAENPETLEEVYEPFLIQEGFIIRTPRGREVTDKAYQHLKISRPKNPGELF, encoded by the coding sequence ATGCCAGATTTTTTACATCCAGACAAGGAAAACTACTCGCATGAAGAGCTTATGCAGGAGGAGCAGATCCGTCCCCAGAGTTTTAAGGACTTTGCGGGGCAGAGAAAAACTTTGGAAAACCTTGAAGTTTTTGTCAGCGCTGCCAAAAGACGTGGTGGTGCCCTAGATCATGTTCTTCTGCATGGTCCGCCAGGTCTGGGTAAAACCACTCTAGCCAACATTATCGCCAATGAGCTTGGGGTAAACTGCAAGATCACTTCCGGTCCTGTTTTGGATAAGCCGGGAAGCTTAGCAGGGTTACTGACGAATCTGGAAGAAAACGATGTTCTTTTTATTGATGAGATCCACCGTCTGTCTCCCGTTGTGGAAGAATACCTGTATTCTGCCATGGAGGATTATAAGATAGATATTATGCTGGAAACCGGCCCGAATGCCAGAAGTGTACAGATCGGCCTGAATCCTTTTACCCTGGTAGGTGCCACTACAAGAAGTGGAATGCTGACAAAGCCAATGCTGGCAAGATTTGGAATCCAAAGCAGGCTTGAATATTATTCAGTTGAACTTTTATCGATGATTATCCAGAGAAGCTCAAGGGTTTTGGGAAGTAAAATTTATGAGGATGCAGCCATAGAGATCGCCAGAAGAAGCCGTGGAACTCCGAGAATTGCCAATGCTTTGTTAAGAAGGGTTCGTGATTTTGCAGAGATCAAAGGAAACGGAGAAATTGAGATCAATATTACAAAATATGCTTTGAACTCCCTTAATGTGGATGAGTTTGGCCTGGATGAAATGGATAATAAGATCATGCGTGTCATGATTGAAAATTTTAAAGGAAAGCCTGTCGGAATTTCTGCTCTTGCCACTTCAATTGCTGAGAATCCCGAAACACTGGAAGAGGTTTATGAACCGTTCCTGATTCAGGAAGGGTTTATAATCAGAACGCCAAGAGGAAGAGAAGTAACCGATAAAGCCTATCAGCATTTAAAAATATCCCGTCCGAAAAACCCGGGAGAGTTATTTTAA
- a CDS encoding FMN-binding negative transcriptional regulator produces the protein MFVPKLYRSEDYDLMREIIRENAFALLISSDEKIRATHSMMMLNEDDPENRYVETHISRANPQAKTLKDGDEVLCDFLGAHTYISSSWYDHMNVSTWNYEAVQIHGKVQLMDYDELYRHLEKLTSKYEKFQKCPVMVKDMGREFVEKEMKGAFGLKIIPSEIFIKQKLSQNRKDHDYQNIISELEHSDENGRKIAEKMKLIKK, from the coding sequence ATGTTTGTTCCAAAATTATACAGAAGTGAAGATTATGATCTGATGAGAGAAATTATCAGAGAGAATGCTTTTGCTTTACTTATTTCTTCGGATGAAAAAATAAGAGCAACCCACTCCATGATGATGCTTAATGAGGATGATCCTGAAAACAGGTATGTAGAAACTCATATTTCAAGAGCAAATCCCCAGGCAAAAACCTTAAAAGACGGTGATGAAGTGCTGTGTGACTTCCTGGGAGCCCACACTTATATTTCAAGCAGCTGGTACGATCATATGAATGTTTCAACATGGAATTATGAAGCTGTTCAGATTCATGGAAAAGTACAGCTTATGGATTACGATGAACTTTACCGGCATCTGGAGAAATTAACTTCCAAGTATGAAAAATTCCAGAAATGCCCTGTTATGGTAAAAGATATGGGAAGGGAATTTGTAGAAAAGGAAATGAAGGGAGCTTTCGGGCTGAAAATAATTCCGTCAGAAATATTTATCAAGCAGAAACTTTCCCAGAACAGAAAAGATCATGATTATCAGAATATTATCTCAGAACTTGAACATTCTGATGAAAACGGAAGAAAAATTGCTGAGAAAATGAAATTAATAAAGAAATAA
- a CDS encoding MBL fold metallo-hydrolase, with translation MKLYPIQCGKFKLDGGAMFGVVPKSLWEKTNPADEKNLIELGTRSLLIEDGKKLILVDCGLGNKQDDKFFGHYSLWGDDSLDKNLKKFGFVREDITDVFLTHLHFDHCGGAIEWNDDRTGYRPAFKNAQFWTNENHWQWATEPNAREKASFLKENILPMQESGQLNFLPLPTTGNYGFAPDLKMDVIFVDGHTEKQMLPVIQYQEKTIVFAADLIPTAGHINPVYVMGYDTRPLLTMEEKAKFLKQCVDNEYLLFFEHDAHNELASLKMTEKGVRLDEIHSFNDVFGY, from the coding sequence ATGAAGTTATATCCAATACAATGTGGAAAATTTAAACTGGACGGCGGAGCCATGTTTGGAGTCGTCCCAAAGAGTCTGTGGGAAAAAACCAATCCTGCAGACGAAAAAAACCTGATTGAACTGGGAACACGTTCCCTGCTTATAGAAGACGGCAAGAAACTGATCCTTGTTGACTGCGGTCTCGGTAATAAACAAGATGATAAGTTCTTCGGACATTATTCGCTTTGGGGAGATGACAGTCTTGACAAAAATTTAAAGAAATTTGGTTTCGTGAGAGAGGATATCACAGATGTTTTCCTTACTCACCTTCACTTTGACCACTGCGGAGGCGCTATTGAATGGAATGATGACAGGACGGGATACCGACCTGCTTTTAAAAATGCTCAGTTCTGGACCAATGAGAACCACTGGCAATGGGCTACAGAACCTAATGCCAGAGAAAAAGCCAGCTTTTTGAAAGAGAATATCCTTCCGATGCAGGAAAGCGGACAGTTAAACTTTTTGCCTCTTCCTACTACAGGAAATTATGGCTTTGCCCCTGATCTGAAAATGGATGTGATCTTTGTAGACGGACATACGGAAAAACAGATGCTTCCGGTGATTCAATACCAGGAGAAAACAATTGTATTTGCAGCGGATCTTATTCCTACTGCAGGACATATCAACCCGGTTTATGTAATGGGATACGATACAAGGCCTCTTCTCACCATGGAGGAGAAAGCAAAGTTCCTGAAACAGTGTGTAGATAACGAATATCTGCTATTTTTTGAGCACGATGCCCACAATGAGCTGGCAAGCCTTAAAATGACTGAAAAAGGGGTGAGATTGGATGAAATTCACAGTTTTAATGATGTTTTTGGATATTAA
- the hutI gene encoding imidazolonepropionase: MKLIGPFKQIVTLANLPLRGKISDDQIDIISNGGILMDNGLINNVGDFKTLKNNNPDAETVIIEGDQIALPGFVDSHTHICFGGNRANDFAMRNAGKTYLEIAESGGGIWSSVQHTRNASEEELLKTLLERIHFLISLGITTIEIKSGYGLDVENELKMLRIIKKAQSLTPSKLVPTCLSAHLKPRDFEGSNQEYLDYILTEILPKVKEENLAERVDIFIEKSAFQPEESKAFLLKTKDLGFDITVHADQFTPGSSRIAVEVGAKSADHLEATIDEDIEFLAKSDTVATALPGASLGLGEKFTPARKLLDAGAIVAIASDWNPGSAPMGNLITQASILATFEKLTTAEVLAGMTFRAAYALSLENIGKLEPGKKADFVTFKTDNFQNVLYNQGSLNAENVYIDGNLIH; encoded by the coding sequence ATGAAATTGATAGGCCCTTTCAAGCAGATCGTAACGTTGGCAAACCTTCCGTTAAGAGGAAAAATATCCGATGACCAGATTGATATCATATCAAATGGTGGAATTTTAATGGATAATGGCTTGATTAATAATGTTGGAGACTTTAAGACATTAAAGAATAACAATCCGGATGCCGAAACAGTAATCATAGAAGGAGATCAGATTGCCCTTCCCGGATTTGTGGATTCCCACACTCATATCTGCTTTGGAGGGAACCGTGCTAATGATTTTGCAATGCGGAATGCAGGGAAAACATACCTTGAAATAGCAGAAAGCGGAGGAGGAATCTGGAGTTCAGTGCAGCATACGAGAAATGCCTCAGAAGAGGAGCTATTAAAGACATTACTTGAGAGAATCCACTTCCTGATTTCATTAGGAATTACAACCATTGAAATAAAAAGCGGTTACGGACTGGATGTGGAAAACGAGCTTAAAATGCTTAGAATCATCAAAAAGGCACAATCTCTCACACCTTCTAAGCTTGTCCCTACATGCCTTTCTGCACACCTGAAACCAAGAGATTTTGAAGGAAGCAATCAGGAATACCTGGACTATATTCTTACCGAAATTTTACCTAAAGTAAAAGAAGAAAATCTGGCTGAACGCGTAGACATATTTATTGAAAAATCTGCATTCCAGCCGGAGGAAAGTAAGGCCTTTCTTCTCAAAACTAAAGATTTAGGTTTTGATATTACCGTTCATGCAGACCAGTTTACGCCCGGTAGTTCAAGAATTGCAGTAGAAGTGGGAGCAAAATCTGCAGACCATCTGGAAGCAACCATTGATGAAGATATTGAATTTCTTGCAAAATCAGATACGGTTGCTACTGCTCTTCCGGGTGCGAGCTTAGGACTTGGCGAAAAATTTACTCCTGCCAGAAAATTACTCGACGCCGGAGCTATTGTAGCTATTGCCAGTGACTGGAATCCAGGTTCAGCACCGATGGGTAATTTAATTACACAGGCCTCTATTCTGGCCACTTTTGAAAAACTGACTACAGCTGAGGTATTAGCCGGAATGACCTTCCGTGCTGCTTACGCATTAAGTCTCGAAAATATCGGAAAACTGGAACCTGGAAAAAAAGCGGATTTTGTAACCTTTAAAACCGATAATTTTCAGAATGTCCTTTACAACCAGGGAAGCCTGAATGCAGAGAACGTATATATTGATGGAAACCTGATCCATTAA